In Alteromonas naphthalenivorans, one DNA window encodes the following:
- a CDS encoding TonB-dependent siderophore receptor codes for MSNGRKGWFYPSLTALAIAVATSPVAQEQEDESLEHIEVNPMQSYRSTATKSSLRPIDSPVSISVIDQELLQLRQAQTVSEALRYSSGVTTESRPTITIFDQFTIRGFDTYQTFYDGLPLLSNNSWNLYPQVDSFATESLEILKGPASSLYGLVPPGGMINQVAKYPKDENETLIRAAVGSDSLFELGLDTTGQLTDNARYRVVALGRKQDGFQDTTENERYTIAPSVTIDLSKATELTLSAYYQDDPQMVPSTPLPGVGTLYEAPYGKLDASVYAGDENWNSYSREVLMLGYKLNHEFNDNWSVLQKFRYTDADALQQNTYHSGTPTDDIYLTRSAYLTDEEIDGVTVDTQVAGFVQTGDLAHNLLFGVDYQNSDSTVAYRDTLTTDTPVLDLSNIDNDLFDVDSLPLDFYQEDHVIDIEQIGFYLQDEIRIDNFTFLLNGRYDQFESTDVAENVYAGFEYGSTTEIDQNEFSGRVAAMYTFDSGWRMYANYAESFEPVSGTDSVTGEAFKPTTADQVEVGTKYISGDGATTFTGAYFVLTKQNVVVNTSDFAQYTQNGEVESKGVELELSTKVTNALLLQANATLLDLEVTEDTLDPDVVGKTPVWVAEESASVWANYFFDDALDGLMLGAGVRYVGETQADKYNTDTVPSYTLVDAVLSYDMPEYDLKLTGSVSNLTDKEYVGACYDTNNCWYGAQRRFEVGIEKRF; via the coding sequence ATGTCGAACGGTCGTAAAGGTTGGTTTTACCCTTCCTTAACCGCATTAGCGATAGCGGTAGCTACATCACCAGTTGCACAAGAACAAGAAGATGAAAGCCTTGAGCACATTGAAGTTAACCCTATGCAGTCGTACAGAAGTACGGCCACTAAGTCTTCTTTGCGCCCTATCGATTCGCCTGTCAGTATCAGTGTTATCGATCAAGAGCTTTTACAATTGCGCCAAGCACAAACGGTATCAGAAGCCTTGCGCTATAGCTCTGGAGTAACGACTGAAAGTCGCCCAACCATCACTATTTTTGACCAATTTACCATTCGTGGCTTCGATACCTACCAAACCTTTTACGATGGCTTACCTCTTTTAAGTAACAACAGCTGGAACCTTTATCCGCAAGTTGATTCTTTCGCAACAGAATCTTTAGAAATATTAAAAGGCCCTGCGTCATCGCTTTATGGCCTCGTTCCTCCTGGCGGCATGATTAACCAAGTTGCCAAATACCCTAAAGACGAAAACGAAACCTTAATTCGTGCGGCAGTGGGTTCAGATAGTTTATTCGAACTTGGTTTAGATACTACCGGCCAACTTACCGACAACGCGCGCTATCGTGTTGTGGCACTAGGTAGAAAACAAGATGGCTTTCAGGACACTACTGAAAACGAGCGTTATACCATTGCGCCTTCAGTTACCATTGATCTTAGCAAGGCAACGGAGCTTACCTTATCTGCCTATTATCAAGACGACCCTCAAATGGTGCCCTCTACCCCACTTCCAGGCGTTGGTACCCTTTACGAAGCACCTTATGGAAAGCTTGACGCCAGCGTTTATGCAGGTGATGAAAACTGGAACAGCTATTCTCGCGAAGTGCTTATGCTTGGCTATAAACTGAACCATGAATTTAATGATAATTGGTCAGTGTTACAAAAGTTTCGTTATACCGATGCTGACGCCTTGCAACAAAATACCTATCACTCAGGTACCCCAACAGACGATATTTACCTAACTCGTTCAGCGTACCTTACCGATGAAGAAATTGATGGTGTGACTGTTGATACACAGGTGGCTGGGTTTGTTCAAACTGGTGATTTAGCACATAACTTATTATTCGGTGTGGATTATCAAAACTCAGACTCAACCGTTGCGTATCGAGATACATTAACTACCGACACGCCAGTACTAGATTTAAGCAATATCGATAATGACTTGTTCGATGTAGATTCTCTACCACTCGACTTCTACCAAGAAGATCACGTTATCGACATTGAGCAAATTGGTTTTTATCTTCAAGATGAAATACGTATCGATAATTTCACGTTCTTGCTAAATGGTCGATATGATCAATTTGAAAGCACTGATGTGGCAGAGAATGTATATGCGGGTTTTGAGTACGGCAGCACCACAGAAATTGACCAAAATGAGTTTTCAGGCCGTGTAGCCGCTATGTACACGTTTGACTCAGGCTGGCGCATGTATGCGAACTACGCTGAATCTTTCGAACCAGTTTCAGGTACCGACTCAGTTACTGGCGAAGCTTTCAAACCTACTACAGCTGACCAAGTTGAAGTGGGAACCAAGTATATTAGCGGTGATGGCGCAACCACGTTTACCGGTGCGTACTTCGTACTGACTAAACAAAATGTAGTGGTCAATACGTCAGACTTTGCGCAATATACGCAAAATGGTGAAGTTGAATCGAAAGGTGTTGAACTAGAGCTTTCTACTAAAGTAACCAACGCCCTTTTACTGCAAGCAAATGCTACTTTGTTAGATTTAGAAGTAACTGAAGACACATTGGACCCAGACGTAGTAGGTAAAACGCCAGTTTGGGTTGCAGAAGAAAGTGCATCAGTATGGGCGAACTACTTCTTCGATGATGCGCTAGACGGCTTAATGCTAGGTGCAGGTGTTCGCTACGTTGGCGAAACACAAGCAGATAAATACAACACAGATACGGTTCCTTCCTACACGTTAGTTGACGCTGTATTGTCTTACGACATGCCAGAGTACGATTTAAAACTAACAGGCAGTGTAAGTAACTTGACCGACAAAGAGTATGTTGGTGCATGTTACGACACGAATAACTGTTGGTATGGTGCACAACGTAGATTTGAAGTTGGTATTGAAAAGCGTTTTTAA
- a CDS encoding ion transporter, protein MLRINRDNLRNSHETPWLILDLVMLGILFLNLAWLIFDALYATDFIYSQIDAFFPALINAYDPIHHNFLLVDLVFIGIFLTEFCFRWIVAIVRKEHLRWYFFPFLHWYDLVGLIPLGATRLFRFLRIFSILHRLHKYQIIDLNRTAIFRFFAFYYDVFVEELSDRIVVKVLSDAQKDIAAGSPLVDEITEQVLAPRRPVITQWMAGVINHLGQSISNDEHGEVIREHVRKSVGKAVRGNSQVSTLNYLPIIGKTIENTLEESVTDIVTMSLVNLLSDIDAERIDHFISVGMHDYTPTADALDKEVLQVVNECLELMKGHIAQQRWKSELAKKESTMPVTEPSEETTIEKNL, encoded by the coding sequence ATGCTAAGGATTAACCGGGACAATTTACGTAACAGTCATGAAACGCCCTGGTTAATCTTAGATTTAGTCATGCTGGGTATTTTATTTTTAAACCTAGCATGGCTAATTTTCGATGCTTTGTACGCTACCGATTTTATCTATTCTCAAATAGATGCTTTCTTCCCCGCTTTAATTAACGCTTACGACCCCATCCACCACAACTTCTTGTTGGTTGATTTAGTCTTCATTGGCATTTTTCTTACTGAATTTTGTTTTAGGTGGATTGTTGCCATCGTGCGCAAAGAGCACCTACGTTGGTATTTTTTCCCTTTTCTGCATTGGTACGATTTAGTCGGGCTAATTCCTCTTGGGGCTACGCGGCTGTTCCGCTTCCTACGCATATTTTCAATTTTGCATCGGCTGCACAAATATCAAATTATTGATTTAAACCGCACCGCAATTTTTCGGTTCTTCGCCTTCTATTACGATGTATTTGTTGAAGAGCTTAGCGACAGAATTGTGGTGAAAGTATTAAGCGATGCGCAAAAAGACATTGCCGCAGGCTCACCATTGGTAGATGAGATTACCGAGCAAGTCCTTGCACCACGCCGCCCTGTTATTACACAGTGGATGGCGGGTGTTATTAATCACTTAGGGCAATCGATAAGTAACGACGAACATGGTGAAGTGATACGTGAACATGTTCGCAAAAGTGTAGGCAAAGCGGTACGTGGAAACTCCCAGGTGTCTACGCTTAATTACTTACCCATAATTGGTAAAACAATTGAAAACACACTGGAGGAATCGGTAACCGATATTGTCACCATGTCGCTGGTAAATTTACTGTCTGATATAGATGCTGAGCGCATTGACCACTTCATCTCAGTGGGTATGCACGATTACACCCCTACAGCCGATGCTTTAGATAAGGAAGTATTACAGGTGGTAAATGAATGCTTAGAATTGATGAAAGGACACATTGCACAGCAGCGCTGGAAATCAGAGCTCGCTAAAAAGGAATCTACAATGCCAGTAACAGAACCTTCAGAAGAAACAACAATAGAGAAGAACTTGTAG
- a CDS encoding lytic transglycosylase has product MQLKLFVLSPVLLALGLSGCQITEEQIQEDVVNVQNVEGATEPCNTLHDTPEAIEDCEIAREGVIDVVHPKDNLLSEAEELIDDPSVETEAIITNVWQRVSDGLNLYIPDDRRVDVQKNWYLKHPEYMKRVVTRAKPFLYYIVDEIEKRDMPMELVLLPIVESAFDPFAYSHGRAAGMWQFIPGTGKRFGMEQTWWYDGRRDVIASTKGALDYLTYLSNMFDGDWLHALAAYNSGEGRVSKAIRANKKAGKPTDFWSLNLPRETRAYVPKLLALADILKHRDEYAFAWPEVENVAVIEVVDIGSQVDLAFAADLAGMTLKELHALNPGFNRWATAPEGPHRLVLPLTKAADFSDALAKIDRTDRLNWVRHTVKPGDSLGKLANKYHTTVKVIKQVNELNSNVIRIGQPIMVPVALKALDNYDLSQGQRLASVQNKKHGAYKVTHTIRSGDTLWDIARKYGVTTKKLASWNNMAPGDMLRLGNKLVVWQNNKSNSKNADAITKRVTYTVRNGDSLSRIASKFNVSISNIGKWNNINTSRYLQPGQKLKLFVDVTRLNSTG; this is encoded by the coding sequence ATGCAGTTGAAGTTGTTTGTTTTGTCACCCGTTTTATTAGCGTTAGGGCTAAGTGGGTGCCAAATCACCGAAGAACAAATACAAGAAGACGTGGTGAATGTACAAAATGTTGAAGGCGCTACTGAACCTTGCAACACATTACACGACACACCAGAAGCAATTGAAGACTGTGAAATAGCGCGCGAAGGCGTTATTGATGTAGTGCACCCTAAAGATAATCTGCTGTCGGAAGCAGAGGAACTTATTGACGACCCTTCAGTAGAAACCGAAGCCATTATTACCAATGTATGGCAGCGAGTAAGTGACGGGCTTAATTTATATATTCCTGATGATCGTCGCGTTGATGTACAAAAAAACTGGTATTTAAAGCATCCAGAGTACATGAAACGTGTGGTTACTCGTGCCAAGCCGTTTCTCTATTACATTGTTGACGAAATAGAGAAGCGTGATATGCCAATGGAATTGGTGTTATTGCCCATTGTTGAAAGTGCTTTCGACCCTTTTGCCTACTCTCATGGCCGAGCCGCTGGTATGTGGCAATTTATTCCCGGTACGGGCAAGCGTTTCGGAATGGAGCAAACCTGGTGGTACGATGGGCGTCGTGACGTTATAGCGTCCACCAAAGGTGCTTTAGATTACCTAACCTATTTATCGAACATGTTCGATGGCGATTGGCTACATGCTCTAGCGGCGTATAACAGTGGCGAAGGTCGTGTATCTAAAGCCATTCGCGCAAATAAAAAAGCCGGTAAGCCTACCGATTTTTGGTCGTTAAACTTACCTCGTGAAACCCGTGCGTATGTACCGAAATTATTAGCATTGGCAGACATTTTAAAACATCGTGATGAATATGCTTTTGCATGGCCTGAAGTTGAAAACGTCGCCGTTATCGAAGTGGTTGATATTGGTTCACAGGTAGATTTGGCCTTTGCTGCCGACCTTGCGGGCATGACGCTTAAAGAGTTACATGCATTGAACCCTGGCTTTAACCGCTGGGCTACTGCTCCAGAGGGCCCGCATAGATTAGTGTTACCGTTAACCAAAGCCGCTGACTTTAGTGATGCGCTTGCTAAAATTGATCGTACCGACCGATTGAATTGGGTACGTCATACGGTGAAGCCAGGTGATAGCTTAGGGAAACTTGCGAATAAATATCACACCACTGTGAAAGTGATTAAGCAAGTTAACGAGCTTAACTCTAACGTTATTCGTATTGGCCAACCTATTATGGTACCTGTGGCTTTGAAAGCCCTAGACAATTACGACCTATCACAAGGCCAGCGTTTAGCCAGTGTGCAAAACAAAAAGCACGGTGCATATAAAGTTACCCATACTATTCGCTCAGGTGATACGTTATGGGATATTGCGCGTAAATATGGTGTTACGACTAAAAAACTAGCGAGTTGGAACAATATGGCGCCTGGCGACATGCTCCGTCTTGGGAACAAATTAGTGGTTTGGCAGAATAACAAAAGCAACTCAAAAAACGCAGATGCTATAACCAAACGCGTAACCTATACGGTTAGAAACGGTGATTCCCTGTCGCGCATAGCGAGTAAATTCAATGTCAGCATCAGTAATATTGGCAAATGGAATAACATTAATACATCGCGTTACTTACAGCCGGGCCAGAAGCTAAAGCTGTTTGTAGACGTCACTAGATTAAATAGCACAGGCTAA
- the gloB gene encoding hydroxyacylglutathione hydrolase, with the protein MTTNVLPHGISIFPIEAFSDNYIWCIHNNEQAIVVDPGDAEPVLSFLKSENLHLAAVLITHHHHDHTGGIAKLVSANPGLPVIGPRGGHIRGITKSVSQGDTLQLPVLDLEFQVMEVPGHTLDHIAFFGHNVLFCGDTLFSAGCGRLFEGSPEQMLHSLNKLKRLPDNTLVYCTHEYTQSNVRFALEVEPENQNLQNYSSWVDKKREMGMPTLPSNLAEQKQINPFLRSHELSVQTAAEAYCEKNMGDDVAVFAAVRRWKDEF; encoded by the coding sequence ATGACGACTAACGTTCTTCCTCACGGCATTTCAATTTTTCCAATAGAAGCATTTAGCGACAATTACATCTGGTGTATTCACAATAACGAACAAGCGATCGTTGTCGACCCAGGCGATGCAGAGCCCGTACTCTCGTTTTTAAAAAGTGAAAATTTACATTTAGCGGCCGTATTAATAACCCATCACCATCATGACCATACGGGTGGCATTGCCAAATTAGTCTCAGCAAACCCAGGCCTTCCCGTTATTGGCCCAAGAGGGGGTCATATTCGTGGCATCACTAAATCCGTTTCGCAAGGCGATACCTTACAGCTTCCAGTATTAGATTTAGAATTCCAAGTAATGGAAGTGCCCGGTCATACGCTCGATCATATTGCGTTTTTTGGCCATAACGTTTTGTTTTGTGGCGATACCTTATTTTCAGCAGGTTGTGGTCGGTTGTTCGAAGGTTCGCCTGAACAAATGTTGCACTCGCTGAACAAGCTGAAGCGCTTGCCCGACAACACTCTGGTTTACTGTACTCACGAATATACTCAATCGAACGTACGCTTTGCTTTAGAAGTAGAACCAGAAAATCAAAACCTTCAAAACTATTCATCTTGGGTAGATAAAAAGCGAGAAATGGGTATGCCAACCCTACCCTCAAATTTGGCTGAACAAAAACAAATTAACCCTTTCTTACGTTCTCATGAACTTTCTGTACAAACTGCTGCCGAAGCTTATTGCGAAAAAAACATGGGCGACGATGTAGCGGTATTTGCTGCAGTTCGGCGCTGGAAAGATGAGTTTTAA
- a CDS encoding class I SAM-dependent methyltransferase, producing the protein MRSAFHSQAPRYPEDWTDFPAGEQIKQAITQVCDDYTQRIFGYHFVKLGSLSAQIPLKQSPIRNIISQVPFSAMHLEHDEISESANNSGERTESVDSSASPKIVGQSHQLPFSENSIDGFLLANELDFAQDPHEILREVDRVITQSGYVIISGFNPLSLAGIAKYLPVKRDNKLHDARFFTSYRIKDWLQLLGFEIVEQRQIMFSTLFFEQRWGYAKNIQQYLSTYFPWCSAVYVILARKRVMPMTAIRPKLQLKRQFSPVGAASARTSSYNKAKS; encoded by the coding sequence ATGAGATCAGCATTTCATTCCCAAGCCCCTCGTTATCCTGAAGACTGGACCGACTTTCCAGCAGGAGAGCAAATTAAGCAAGCCATCACGCAGGTGTGCGACGACTACACCCAACGCATTTTTGGGTATCACTTCGTGAAACTCGGCAGTTTAAGTGCGCAAATACCGTTGAAGCAAAGCCCTATACGCAACATTATTAGCCAAGTGCCATTTAGTGCTATGCATTTAGAGCACGATGAAATAAGTGAAAGTGCGAATAATAGTGGTGAGCGGACAGAAAGCGTTGATAGTTCAGCAAGCCCCAAAATAGTAGGACAGTCACATCAGCTGCCATTTTCTGAAAACAGCATAGATGGCTTTTTACTAGCCAATGAATTGGACTTTGCGCAAGACCCTCACGAAATTTTACGGGAAGTAGACCGAGTTATTACTCAAAGTGGTTACGTTATTATTAGCGGTTTCAACCCGTTGAGTTTAGCCGGCATCGCCAAGTACTTACCGGTCAAGCGCGACAATAAACTGCATGACGCTCGTTTTTTTACCTCATATCGCATTAAAGATTGGTTGCAGCTGTTGGGCTTTGAAATTGTAGAACAGCGCCAAATTATGTTTTCTACATTGTTTTTTGAACAGCGGTGGGGTTACGCGAAAAACATTCAGCAATACCTTTCCACTTACTTCCCGTGGTGCAGTGCCGTTTACGTAATACTGGCCAGAAAGCGAGTAATGCCTATGACGGCTATTCGGCCAAAACTTCAACTAAAACGCCAGTTCTCTCCTGTCGGTGCCGCCAGCGCCAGAACTTCTTCATACAATAAAGCCAAAAGCTGA
- the metG gene encoding methionine--tRNA ligase: protein MSENRRILVTSALPYANGSIHLGHLLEHIQTDIWTRFQRLRGNECYSVCADDAHGTPVMLKAQELGITPEEMVARTRAEHHQDLLDFHVEYDNYYVTHSPENKALCEEIYTRLDNAGYISKRTINQLYDPQKEMFLPDRFVKGTCPSCGAEDQNGDSCDVCGATYSPTEVKNPRSVVSGATPVLKESEHFFFDLPKFEDMLKGWIRSGALQEEMANKLQEWFTEGLQQWDISRDAPYFGFEIPGAPNKFFYVWVDAPVGYMASFKNFCDQNNLEFDDFWGSDSEAELYHFIGKDITYFHCLFWPAMLEGAGYRKPTGVNIHGFVTVNGAKMSKSRGTFIKGRTYLDHLNPEYLRYYFASKLGDSVTDIDLNFTDFAQKVNSDLVGKVVNIASRCASFITKRFDGKLSDNVLEPELIAEFQNAADTIADLFERRRYHQAIREIMTLADKANQFIDTNAPWVTIKDETKQQFTHDVCSLGINMFRLLVIYLKPVLPVLAEKAEGFLNDEFTWSSLETVLTGHAINKFKPMMQRVEMEKVDAMVDDSKENLEPAKPTVNPDSPLGKDPISETISFDDFAKVDLRIARIANAEHVEKADKLLRLELDLGGETKQVFAGIKSAYSPEALIGKHTVMVANLAPRKMRFGMSEGMVLAAGPGGDELYILEPHEGALPGMRVK, encoded by the coding sequence ATGTCTGAAAATCGCCGCATTCTGGTAACCAGTGCGTTGCCCTACGCCAATGGCTCTATTCACTTAGGCCACTTGCTTGAACACATTCAAACCGATATCTGGACACGGTTTCAGCGTCTGCGTGGAAACGAATGTTACAGTGTTTGTGCCGATGATGCACACGGTACACCTGTTATGCTTAAAGCGCAGGAACTGGGTATTACACCAGAAGAAATGGTGGCCAGAACTCGTGCAGAGCATCACCAAGACCTGCTCGATTTTCACGTAGAGTACGACAACTACTATGTAACCCATTCGCCTGAAAACAAGGCGTTGTGTGAAGAAATTTACACTCGTTTAGATAACGCCGGTTACATTAGCAAGCGTACGATTAATCAATTATACGATCCGCAAAAAGAAATGTTTTTGCCAGACCGCTTCGTTAAGGGTACCTGCCCTAGCTGTGGTGCTGAAGATCAAAACGGCGATAGCTGTGATGTGTGCGGCGCTACTTATAGCCCTACTGAGGTTAAAAACCCTCGCAGTGTGGTATCTGGTGCTACTCCGGTATTGAAAGAATCTGAACATTTCTTTTTCGACCTGCCTAAGTTCGAAGACATGCTTAAAGGCTGGATCCGCTCGGGTGCCCTGCAAGAAGAAATGGCCAACAAGCTTCAAGAGTGGTTTACCGAAGGTTTGCAGCAGTGGGATATTAGCCGCGACGCCCCTTATTTTGGGTTTGAAATTCCAGGTGCCCCGAATAAGTTTTTCTATGTATGGGTAGATGCCCCCGTTGGTTACATGGCCAGCTTTAAAAACTTCTGCGACCAAAACAATCTGGAATTCGACGATTTCTGGGGCTCAGACTCAGAAGCCGAGCTTTACCACTTCATCGGTAAAGACATTACCTACTTCCACTGCCTATTTTGGCCTGCCATGCTAGAAGGTGCGGGTTACCGTAAGCCTACTGGTGTAAATATTCACGGTTTTGTTACTGTGAATGGGGCGAAAATGTCTAAGTCTCGCGGCACCTTTATTAAAGGGCGCACTTATCTAGACCACTTAAACCCAGAGTACTTACGTTATTACTTTGCGTCTAAGCTTGGCGATAGCGTGACAGATATCGACTTAAACTTTACCGATTTCGCTCAAAAAGTGAATTCAGACCTAGTAGGTAAAGTGGTAAACATTGCTAGCCGATGTGCCAGCTTTATTACTAAGCGTTTTGACGGCAAATTGTCTGACAACGTGTTAGAGCCAGAGCTTATTGCCGAGTTCCAAAATGCAGCCGACACTATTGCCGATTTATTCGAGCGCCGTCGTTACCATCAAGCGATACGTGAAATCATGACATTGGCCGATAAAGCCAACCAGTTCATTGATACCAACGCCCCTTGGGTAACGATTAAAGACGAAACCAAACAGCAGTTCACTCACGATGTATGTTCGTTGGGTATCAATATGTTCCGCTTGTTGGTCATTTACTTAAAACCTGTGCTTCCAGTATTGGCAGAAAAAGCAGAAGGCTTCTTGAACGATGAGTTTACGTGGTCGTCTCTTGAAACCGTGCTAACGGGCCATGCTATCAACAAGTTTAAGCCAATGATGCAACGTGTAGAAATGGAGAAAGTAGACGCCATGGTTGATGATTCAAAAGAAAACCTAGAGCCAGCAAAGCCAACGGTTAACCCAGACAGCCCGTTAGGTAAAGATCCTATTAGCGAGACAATCTCGTTCGACGACTTCGCTAAAGTAGATTTACGTATTGCACGTATCGCCAACGCTGAGCATGTTGAAAAGGCCGACAAACTTCTACGTTTAGAGCTAGATTTAGGCGGCGAAACAAAGCAGGTATTTGCAGGTATTAAGTCTGCCTACTCGCCTGAGGCGTTAATCGGGAAGCATACCGTAATGGTGGCTAACCTAGCACCGCGTAAGATGCGCTTTGGTATGTCTGAAGGCATGGTATTAGCTGCCGGCCCTGGTGGTGATGAGCTTTATATCTTAGAGCCACACGAAGGTGCATTGCCTGGTATGCGCGTTAAGTAA
- the apbC gene encoding iron-sulfur cluster carrier protein ApbC — protein MFFSRKAKPLIDRVAAILASYFSIEADITAQWCADKLDADQAIGDKKADNTKADHETPSNTFTINLPFCYKTQQATIKAYVLEALKGELTEQQLIVSQHIASGETKNTAVNNIKNIIAVASGKGGVGKSTTSINLAFALMQEGASVGILDADIYGPSVPIMLGNTDAHPHSTDNKHMQPLSAHGLVANSIGYLVPQEDAAVWRGPMASRALKQLIDETLWPVLDYLIVDMPPGTGDIQLTMAQQVPLTAAVVVTTPQDLALADAQKGISMFEKVGVPVLGLVENMSYYQCRACGTKDYVFSKDGGEILAERHGLPLLGQLPLDITVREHADAGTPLLVSAPESPLSESYREAARALSMQLALTVAPRTQQSKHIKGDPIGVNSKL, from the coding sequence ATGTTCTTTTCCCGTAAAGCTAAGCCACTCATCGACAGAGTTGCGGCTATTTTAGCCAGCTATTTCAGTATTGAAGCCGACATTACCGCACAATGGTGTGCAGATAAGTTAGATGCAGATCAAGCCATTGGTGACAAAAAAGCTGACAACACGAAAGCTGATCACGAAACTCCTTCCAACACATTCACTATCAACTTACCGTTTTGTTATAAAACTCAGCAAGCAACAATTAAAGCTTACGTGCTAGAAGCACTAAAAGGCGAGCTTACCGAACAGCAACTCATCGTTAGCCAACACATAGCGTCGGGTGAAACTAAAAATACCGCCGTTAATAATATTAAAAATATTATTGCCGTGGCATCAGGCAAAGGCGGGGTAGGGAAGTCGACCACCAGTATTAATTTGGCGTTTGCGCTTATGCAAGAAGGGGCAAGTGTAGGCATTTTAGACGCTGACATTTACGGCCCATCGGTGCCTATTATGTTGGGCAATACCGACGCACATCCGCATAGCACTGATAACAAACACATGCAGCCGTTAAGCGCCCATGGGTTGGTGGCAAACTCTATCGGCTACTTGGTGCCGCAAGAAGACGCCGCTGTGTGGCGCGGCCCAATGGCGAGTAGGGCATTAAAACAGCTTATTGATGAAACCTTGTGGCCCGTACTCGATTATTTAATTGTAGACATGCCGCCGGGTACTGGTGACATTCAGCTTACTATGGCGCAGCAAGTGCCGCTAACTGCTGCGGTAGTAGTAACCACACCTCAAGACTTAGCGCTAGCCGATGCCCAAAAAGGCATTAGCATGTTCGAAAAAGTGGGAGTGCCAGTATTGGGACTGGTTGAAAACATGAGTTATTACCAATGCCGTGCCTGTGGCACCAAAGACTATGTGTTTTCAAAAGATGGCGGCGAAATCTTAGCTGAGCGACATGGCTTGCCACTACTAGGCCAATTACCACTCGATATCACCGTGCGCGAACACGCCGATGCGGGTACGCCACTGTTGGTAAGTGCACCTGAGAGCCCATTAAGTGAAAGCTACCGCGAAGCCGCTAGAGCGTTATCGATGCAATTAGCATTAACCGTTGCACCCAGAACGCAGCAAAGCAAGCATATTAAAGGCGACCCCATTGGCGTTAACAGTAAGCTTTAA
- the dcd gene encoding dCTP deaminase produces the protein MRLCDRDIYEHLKAGKIKIDPTPDYEEISGVTVDIRLGNKFRVFEDHQAPYIDLSGPKAQVQEALDHVMSDEIELPEGKAFFLHPGELALAITHESVTLPDYIVGWLDGRSSLARLGLMVHVTAHRIDPGWSGNIVLEFYNSGKLPLALRPKMKIGALSFEVLSNPAEKPYNARVDAKYKGQDGAVASRISSDDKGSA, from the coding sequence ATGCGCCTTTGCGATCGCGATATATACGAACATTTAAAAGCTGGGAAAATAAAAATAGACCCAACTCCCGACTACGAAGAAATTAGTGGGGTGACGGTAGATATTCGCCTAGGTAATAAATTTCGCGTATTTGAAGATCATCAAGCACCTTACATCGATTTAAGCGGACCTAAAGCGCAGGTACAAGAAGCGTTAGACCATGTAATGAGCGACGAAATTGAATTGCCAGAAGGCAAAGCATTTTTCTTGCACCCAGGCGAGCTTGCACTGGCAATCACTCATGAATCTGTGACGCTGCCAGATTATATTGTAGGTTGGTTAGATGGACGTTCGTCGCTAGCTCGATTAGGCCTGATGGTGCATGTAACCGCACACAGAATCGATCCTGGTTGGTCTGGCAATATTGTGCTGGAGTTCTACAACAGCGGAAAACTGCCTTTAGCCCTTCGCCCAAAAATGAAAATTGGTGCGTTAAGCTTTGAAGTGTTATCGAACCCCGCCGAAAAACCATACAATGCCCGCGTAGATGCAAAATACAAAGGGCAAGACGGCGCAGTAGCCAGCCGTATATCCTCTGATGATAAAGGCAGCGCATAA